The Aquipuribacter hungaricus genome window below encodes:
- the pcrA gene encoding DNA helicase PcrA: MSTLFDDLPEVPVLGGVQPRPLSARPPAAPVQDLLADLNPAQREAVTHAGTPLLVVAGAGSGKTRVLAYRIAHLLAARGVRPGEVLAITFTNKAAAEMRERVEALVGPRARTMWVSTFHSAAVRILRYESSRLGLRSGFSIYDAADTQRLVAITVRDLDLDPKKYPARALAGRISTLKNELLDPDAYAAKVVDGTADELVLLDVYRGYTRRLREAHAMDFDDLIMQVVHLFQAFPEVAEHYRRRFRHVLVDEYQDTNHAQYTLVRELVGGYDKELPGTDQDLADAEAARPTGSAPPVPPSELTVVGDADQSIYAFRGATIRNIEEFEADYPDAHVVLLEQNYRSTQTVLDAANAVIARNPGRKDKRLWTASGAGPKIIGYVADSEHDEAAFVVEEIDRLRDEHGYSYGDVAVFYRTNNQSRAMEEVLVRTGVPYVVVGGTRFYERREVKDAMAYLRALANPDDSVNLRRIVNVPKRGIGERAEALVAGYAENQRISFGAALARLDDVPGLASRSTSCLASFVEMMDELRTVVESGASVEAVLAAVLDRSGYLAELRTSRDPQDEGRLDNLSELLGVAAEYDQANPDGSLAEFLERTSLVADSDAIPDRPDGMGPQDTGQVTLMTLHTAKGLEFPVVFLSGMEDGTFPHMRSLDDPLGIAEERRLAYVGITRARERLYLSRAGVRSAWGQPQYFPASRFLDEVPPELLDWKRSTSAVEAAGMGMGSGSQAYGTGRALTPAMARVAMRPGVRTSGTRDVVHLEPGDRVSHDSFGMGSVVTVAGEGDRAVATIDFRDLGEKKLLLRYAPVEKL; this comes from the coding sequence ATGAGCACCCTCTTCGACGACCTCCCCGAGGTCCCCGTCCTCGGCGGGGTCCAGCCCCGGCCCCTGTCCGCCCGGCCCCCCGCGGCCCCGGTGCAGGACCTGCTCGCCGACCTCAACCCGGCCCAGCGCGAGGCGGTCACGCACGCCGGCACGCCCCTGCTCGTCGTGGCCGGCGCCGGCTCCGGCAAGACCCGGGTGCTGGCCTACCGCATCGCCCACCTGCTGGCCGCCCGCGGGGTCCGCCCCGGCGAGGTCCTGGCCATCACGTTCACCAACAAGGCCGCCGCCGAGATGCGCGAGCGCGTCGAGGCGCTGGTCGGCCCGCGCGCCCGGACGATGTGGGTCTCGACGTTCCACTCCGCCGCGGTCCGCATCCTCCGCTACGAGTCCTCGCGGCTCGGGCTGCGCTCGGGGTTCTCCATCTACGACGCCGCGGACACCCAGCGCCTGGTCGCCATCACGGTCCGCGACCTCGACCTGGACCCGAAGAAGTACCCGGCGCGCGCGCTCGCCGGCCGGATCTCCACGCTCAAGAACGAGCTTCTCGACCCGGACGCCTACGCGGCGAAGGTCGTCGACGGCACCGCCGACGAGCTCGTCCTGCTCGACGTCTACCGCGGCTACACCCGGCGCCTGCGCGAGGCGCACGCCATGGACTTCGACGACCTCATCATGCAGGTGGTCCACCTGTTCCAGGCGTTCCCCGAGGTCGCCGAGCACTACCGCCGCCGCTTCCGCCACGTCCTCGTCGACGAGTACCAGGACACCAACCACGCCCAGTACACGCTGGTCCGGGAGCTCGTCGGCGGCTACGACAAGGAGCTGCCGGGCACCGACCAGGACCTCGCCGACGCCGAGGCGGCCCGCCCGACCGGCTCCGCGCCGCCCGTCCCGCCGAGCGAGCTCACCGTCGTCGGCGACGCGGACCAGTCGATCTACGCCTTCCGCGGCGCGACGATCCGCAACATCGAGGAGTTCGAGGCGGACTACCCCGACGCCCACGTCGTCCTGCTGGAGCAGAACTACCGCTCGACGCAGACGGTGCTGGACGCGGCGAACGCCGTCATCGCGCGCAACCCCGGCCGCAAGGACAAGCGGCTGTGGACCGCCTCGGGGGCGGGGCCCAAGATCATCGGCTACGTCGCGGACTCCGAGCACGACGAGGCCGCCTTCGTCGTGGAGGAGATCGACCGGCTGCGTGACGAGCACGGCTACTCCTACGGCGACGTCGCGGTCTTCTACCGGACCAACAACCAGTCCCGGGCGATGGAGGAGGTGCTCGTCCGCACCGGCGTGCCCTACGTCGTCGTCGGCGGCACCCGCTTCTACGAGCGCCGTGAGGTCAAGGACGCCATGGCGTACCTGCGGGCCCTGGCCAACCCGGACGACTCCGTCAACCTGCGCCGCATCGTCAACGTCCCCAAGCGGGGGATCGGGGAGCGCGCCGAGGCCCTGGTCGCCGGCTACGCGGAGAACCAGCGGATCAGCTTCGGCGCCGCGCTCGCCCGCCTGGACGACGTCCCGGGCCTCGCCAGCCGCTCGACGAGCTGCCTGGCGTCCTTCGTCGAGATGATGGACGAGCTGCGCACGGTCGTGGAGTCCGGGGCGAGCGTGGAGGCGGTCCTCGCCGCGGTGCTCGACCGCTCCGGGTACCTCGCCGAGCTGCGCACCAGCCGCGACCCGCAGGACGAGGGCCGCCTGGACAACCTGTCGGAGCTGCTCGGCGTCGCCGCGGAGTACGACCAGGCCAACCCGGACGGCAGCCTGGCGGAGTTCCTCGAGCGGACCTCGCTCGTCGCGGACTCCGACGCCATCCCCGACCGGCCGGACGGCATGGGCCCGCAGGACACCGGCCAGGTCACGCTCATGACGCTGCACACGGCCAAGGGGCTGGAGTTCCCGGTCGTGTTCCTGTCCGGCATGGAGGACGGCACGTTCCCCCACATGCGCTCCCTCGACGACCCGCTGGGGATCGCCGAGGAGCGACGGCTCGCCTACGTCGGCATCACCCGGGCGCGCGAGCGGCTGTACCTGAGCCGTGCCGGGGTCCGCAGCGCGTGGGGGCAGCCGCAGTACTTCCCCGCCAGCCGTTTCCTCGACGAGGTGCCGCCCGAGCTCCTCGACTGGAAGCGCTCCACCTCCGCGGTCGAGGCGGCCGGGATGGGGATGGGCAGCGGGTCCCAGGCCTACGGCACCGGCCGGGCGCTCACGCCGGCGATGGCCCGGGTGGCGATGCGCCCCGGCGTGCGCACGTCCGGCACCCGCGACGTCGTTCACCTGGAGCCCGGCGACCGGGTCAGCCACGACTCGTTCGGCATGGGCAGCGTCGTCACGGTGGCCGGTGAGGGCGACCGCGCGGTGGCGACCATCGACTTCCGGGACCTGGGGGAGAAGAAGCTCCTGCTCCGCTACGCCCCCGTCGAGAAGCTCTGA
- a CDS encoding PIG-L deacetylase family protein, with protein sequence MPKPDTEIERALVVGAHPDDIDFGSAGTVATWVDAGIEVTYLLVTRGDQGGFDDTPREQMAAIREAEQRAAAKAVGVTDVRFLEGYRDGWVEPTRELERDIARVIRQVRPQRMLIQSPERNYERLPASHSDHLATGEAAIRAIYPTARNPYAWPELVSDEGLEPWIVTEVFIVAHPGADHAVDVTHAFDRKIAALREHRSQTEHMGDELEPMVRDWLTRNAGVGGLPDGHLAEMYLVTELS encoded by the coding sequence GTGCCCAAGCCCGACACCGAGATCGAGCGCGCCCTAGTCGTGGGCGCCCACCCGGACGACATCGACTTCGGCAGCGCCGGGACGGTGGCCACCTGGGTCGACGCCGGTATCGAGGTGACGTACCTGCTGGTCACCCGTGGCGACCAGGGCGGGTTCGACGACACCCCCCGCGAGCAGATGGCCGCGATCCGCGAGGCCGAGCAGCGCGCCGCCGCCAAGGCCGTGGGCGTCACCGACGTCCGCTTCCTCGAGGGCTACCGCGACGGCTGGGTCGAGCCGACCCGCGAGCTCGAGCGCGACATCGCGCGCGTCATCCGCCAGGTCCGCCCCCAGCGCATGCTCATCCAGTCCCCGGAGCGCAACTACGAGCGCCTGCCCGCCTCGCACTCCGACCACCTGGCCACCGGGGAGGCGGCGATCCGCGCGATCTACCCGACGGCCCGCAACCCCTACGCCTGGCCGGAGCTGGTGAGCGACGAGGGCCTCGAGCCCTGGATCGTCACCGAGGTGTTCATCGTCGCCCACCCCGGCGCGGACCACGCCGTCGACGTCACGCACGCCTTCGACCGCAAGATCGCCGCGCTGCGCGAGCACCGCAGCCAGACCGAGCACATGGGCGACGAGCTCGAGCCGATGGTCCGCGACTGGCTCACCCGCAACGCCGGCGTCGGCGGCCTGCCGGACGGGCACCTCGCCGAGATGTACCTGGTGACCGAGCTGAGCTGA